A genomic region of Carassius carassius chromosome 27, fCarCar2.1, whole genome shotgun sequence contains the following coding sequences:
- the LOC132107334 gene encoding uncharacterized protein LOC132107334, protein MPELLKQELLQVSPRASSEKGAPMPIKTAERQRLKIPEPLRKELLQKPQASPAEGKPMSSKSPKEAPLPDRNPVHTGGSQGSGVLSSSPLPTGCLKEAAIPTKTMKAGKRRLAEQLSMPISSTEGLHMPSLTSKVAPVYSGTLQGALVTRSSPRLGANPRITEQQKQKQKRREQWRQQQRQQREQKASDNIDVYEHPQKILCVEIDKVPLKPKLRKQNHQAPQLMSQLTLKMDNAGVSWSPPEKRECMASEIRDQQLGPGLKHLCSIFICLTEYLNI, encoded by the exons ATGCCTGAGCTGTTAAAGCAGGAGCTGCTTCAGGTGTCACCCAGAGCCTCTTCTGAGAAGGGAGCACCCATGCCCATAAAGACTGCAGAGAGGCAAAGGCTCAAAATACCAGAGCCACTGAGGAAGGAACTGCTCCAGAAGCCTCAAGCCTCCCCTGCAGAGGGTAAACCCATGTCTTCCAAGTCCCCAAAGGAAGCACCTTTACCTGACAGGAACCCTGTTCATACGGGGGGCTCACAGGGATCAGGAGTGCTCTCCAGTTCTCCACTGCCCACTGGGTGTCTGAAGGAAGCAGCAATACCCACCAAAACCATGAAGGCAGGAAAACGGAGGCTTGCTGAGCAACTGAGTATGCCTATCTCTTCCACTGAAGGATTACATATGCCCTCCTTGACCTCAAAAGTGGCACCTGTGTATTCTGGGACCTTACAGGGAGCCCTTGTGACCAGAAGCTCCCCACGACTGGGAGCAAACCCAAGAATCACAGAGCAGCAGAAGCAGAAGCAGAAGCGGAGGGAGCAGTGGAGACAGCAGCAGAGACAGCAGAGAGAGCAGAAGGCATCA GACAATATAGATGTGTATGAGCATCCACAAAAAATACTCTGTGTGGAAATCGACAAGGTGCCACTGAAGCCTAAACTGCGGAAGCAGAACCATCAAGCCCCACAGCTCATGTCCCAGCTCACCCTGAAGATG GACAATGCAGGTGTGAGCTGGTCACCTCCAGAAAAAAGGGAGTGCATGGCGAGCGAAATCAGAGACCAACAACTGGGGCCAGGCTTAAAGCATTTATGTAGTATATTCATATGTTTAacagaatatttaaatatttag